One genomic region from Sparus aurata chromosome 15, fSpaAur1.1, whole genome shotgun sequence encodes:
- the mettl18 gene encoding histidine protein methyltransferase 1 homolog, whose protein sequence is MSFCFNFDVPGQTTNTDNVDGNELQNSKTCNAAEAIEEKTTPAEPVKEAKEHPPLSDPQFSLMDVVAETVAIGTLPPLHFLNETVFEKTASERDDKEKILSRTAKQRSDLISGVYEGGLKVWECTYDLLELIEKEGETFGGKAVLDLGCGAGLLGILALKRGARLIHFQDYNSTVIEQLTVPNVMLNCQEDDDVDGEDDKEGKGKGVCKMKVEEKQEVKDGSPPAKKKAVDPSQQPLLAKCRFFSGDWSTFLALVKKQEPQPKYDIIFTSETIYNTAYYPTLHETLHKLLAPGGLVYLSTKSHYFGVGGGLHLFEVFVEQRGVFSVDHLWDGEDGLQRHVVVLRFKNDKGHLSQ, encoded by the coding sequence ATTGAGGAAAAGACCACACCAGCGGAGCCAGTAAAAGAGGCTAAAGAGCACCCTCCACTATCTGACCCGCAGTTCTCCCTCATGGATGTTGTCGCTGAAACGGTTGCCATAGgaactcttcctcctcttcattttcTCAACGAGACAGTTTTCGAAAAGACGGCCTCGGAGAGAGACGACAAAGAGAAAATTCTCTCCCGTACTGCCAAGCAGAGGTCTGACCTCATCTCTGGCGTGTACGAGGGAGGGCTGAAGGTGTGGGAGTGCACTTACGACCTTCTGGAGCTGAttgagaaagagggagagacttTTGGGGGAAAGGCAGTTTTGGACTTGGGCTGCGGCGCAGGACTGTTGGGGATACTGGCTCTGAAGAGAGGAGCAAGGCTGATCCACTTCCAAGATTACAATAGTACAGTTATTGAACAGCTCACAGTGCCAAATGTAATGCTAAACTGCCAAGAGGATGATGACGTGGACGGTGAAGACGACAAAGAAGGGAAGGGCAAAGGGGTTTGTAAAATGAAGgtggaagaaaaacaggagGTAAAAGATGGCAGCCCACCAGCTAAGAAAAAAGCTGTCGACCCCTCCCAGCAGCCGTTGCTTGCCAAGTGTCGTTTTTTCTCTGGTGACTGGAGCACATTTCTTGCTTTGGTTAAAAAGCAGGAGCCACAACCCAAATATGACATTATATTCACCTCAGAGACTATCTACAACACCGCATACTACCCCACGCTACACGAGACCCTCCACAAGCTGCTGGCTCCAGGCGGACTGGTCTACCTTTCCACCAAATCCCATTACTTTGGTGTAGGAGGCGGGCTTCACCTGTTTGAGGTGTTTGTGGAGCAGAGGGGTGTTTTCTCTGTGGATCACCTGTGGGACGGGGAAGACGGACTTCAGAGACATGTTGTAGTACTGcgttttaaaaatgacaaaggaCACTTGAGTCAGTAA
- the LOC115597182 gene encoding E3 ubiquitin-protein ligase TRIM8-like isoform X2, whose protein sequence is MEASWKNCFEEELLCPICLNVFEEPIQLPCKHNFCKGCISEAWAKDSAAVRCPECNHDYDQKPTLEKNFKLANIVKRFNALNTEKVPAVLHCVLCRRGPPLPVRKVCLRCKEPCCQTHIQTHLQQPCAAPGHLLVDAEELSAWTCPSHEEYRLLHCEEEQVALCPFCCISHCTNQRHTVCDVDTQRIQMQAMLMRQQDRLEGRVQNIDEQLTKLESNKTLMKDAVSELKERVRAQYQRMHALLEANQAETVQMLENTFTVYVRKNSQQVLQLNERRQQAEKLLSSVQTFFQRSESINFMKNTKPYQLLMDRSNSHLTSAIPPLRVGQLHSHHLLSELSTREKNLRKMLEEPFNEAPILEIVQSHSNSAGSHMGTSSGLQKRKYSMAFLDSNTANSASQDPPPLLYKKPFLADQSHRASSMYSSEGLSQNPHAGPGHSRLLDPSAHHMVGLGSSSSHHSGTIFSPSHFPSGGASQQAMFEGRKVLMCTLNNCCCSGAPAARARPPYPASDSFPSMTSQEFPPHAPLPASQPLQHFPLRGLMEASQTARHPDFYGLYSQPSTKHYGTK, encoded by the exons ATGGAAGCAAGTTGGAAGAACTGCTTCGAAGAGGAGCTCCTGTGTCCCATCTGCCTGAATGTCTTCGAGGAACCCATCCAGCTGCCATGCAAGCACAACTTCTGCAAGGGTTGCATCTCTGAGGCTTGGGCAAAAGACAGCGCTGCGGTCCGCTGTCCCGAGTGCAACCATGACTACGACCAGAAACCCACACTGGAGAAGAACTTCAAGCTTGCCAACATAGTGAAGCGCTTCAATGCCTTGAACACTGAGAAAGTCCCCGCTGTGCTGCACTGTGTCCTCTGCAGACGAGGCCCCCCGCTGCCTGTGCGGAAGGTCTGCCTGCGCTGTAAGGAGCCCTGCTGCCAAACTCACATCCAGACGCACCTACAGCAGCCGTGTGCAGCCCCGGGACACCTGTTAGTCGACGCCGAGGAGCTGAGCGCTTGGACCTGTCCCAGTCACGAGGAGTACAGGCTGCTCCACtgtgaggaggagcaggtggctCTGTGTCCGTTCTGCTGCATCTCCCACTGCACTAACCAAAGACACACAGTCTGCGATGTGGATACCCAACGCATACAAATGCAG GCCATGCTAATGAGGCAGCAAGACAGACTTGAAGGTCGTGTTCAGAACATCGATGAGCAGCTCACCAAGCTGGAGTCAAACAAGACGCTGATGAAG GACGCAGTGTCTGAACTGAAGGAGCGTGTGAGAGCCCAGTACCAGAGGATGCACGCGCTGCTCGAAGCGAACCAGGCCGAAACCGTGCAGATGCTGGAgaacactttcaccgtgtacgTGAGGAAAAACTCCCAGCAGGTTCTGCAGCTCAACGAGAGGCGGCAGCAAGCGGAGAAACTCCTGAGCTCAGTGCAAACGTTCTTCCAAAGATCAGAGAGCATTAACTTCATGAAG AACACAAAACCTTATCAGCTGCTAATGGACAG GTCAAACTCACACCTGACTAGTGCCATCCCTCCACTCAGAGTGGGCCAACTACACTCTCATCACTTGCTATCCGAACTCTCAACGCGAGAAAAGAACCTGCGGAAAATGCTGGAAG AGCCGTTCAATGAGGCACCCATTCTTGAGATTGTGCAGTCTCACAGCAACTCTGCTGGCTCCCACATGGGCACTAGTTCAGGACTACAGAAGAGGAAATACAGCATGGCTTTCTTGGATAGTAACACAGCAAACTCCGCCTCCCAGGATCCTCCACCGTTGCTCTACAAAAAGCCCTTTCTAGCTGACCAGAGCCATCGTGCTTCATCCATGTATTCCTCCGAAGGTCTCTCCCAGAATCCTCACGCTGGCCCCGGCCACAGCCGACTCCTTGACCCTTCAGCCCATCACATGGTGGGTCTAGGGTCCAGCTCCAGCCACCACTCAGGGACCATATTCTCCCCCTCCCACTTCCCTAGTGGAGGTGCCTCGCAACAAGCCATGTTTGAAGGGAGGAAAGTACTGATGTGCACTCTGaataactgctgctgctccggGGCCCCCGCTGCTCGTGCCCGGCCTCCGTACCCAGCGTCGGACTCCTTCCCCTCAATGACCTCTCAGGAGTTTCCCCCACACGCCCCGCTGCCTGCGAGCCAGCCACTGCAGCATTTTCCCTTGAGGGGGCTGATGGAAGCCTCACAGACAGCCAGGCACCCTGACTTCTACGGGCTGTACAGCCAGCCTTCAACCAAGCATTATGGGACCAAGTAA
- the sufu gene encoding suppressor of fused homolog: MDEVRPNSGAQAHGLVPLFPPGLQAIYGECRRLYPEQANPLQVTAIVKYWLGGPDPLDYISMYRSMGCPAQDIQEHWHYVSFGLSDLYGDNRVHEFTGADGPSGFGFELTFRLKREMGETAPPTWPAELMQGLARYVFQSENTFCSGDHVSWHSPLDNSESRIQHMLLTEDPQMQPVNTPFGTVSFLQIVGVCTEELQAAQQWNGQGILELMRGVRVAGGPWLITDMRRGETIFDIDPHLQQERVDQGIETEGSNLSGVSAKCVWDDLSRPPEDEEDSRSICIGSQPRRLSDKDTEQIRETLRKGLEFNTKAALPPINNQRQSHERPQSRKDSLESESSAAIVPHELVRTRQLESVHLKFNQESGTLLPLCLRGRLLHGRHFTYKSINGDTAITFVSTGVEGAFATEEHPYAAHGPWLQILLTEEFVEQMLGDLQELNTREETKLPKEYSWPEKKLKISVLPDSVFDNPLQ, from the exons ATGGATGAGGTACGGCCTAACAGTGGTGCTCAAGCCCACGGGCTGGTGCCGCTGTTTCCCCCTGGACTGCAGGCTATCTACGGGGAGTGTAGAAGACTTTACCCCGAGCAGGCTAACCCGCTTCAAGTTACAGCCATAGTAAAATATTG GTTAGGAGGACCAGACCCGTTAGACTACATCAGTATGTATAGGAGCATGGGCTGCCCAGCTCAGGACATCCAGGAGCATTGGCACTATGTCAGCTTTGGACTGAGTGACCTGTATGGGGATAACAGAGTTCATGA attcACAGGGGCAGATGGACCCAGTGGGTTTGGCTTTGAGCTCACCTTTAGACTCAAAAGAGAGATGGGAGAGACAGCACCACCAACTTGGCCAGCTGAACTCATGCAAGGCTTGGCACGATATGTTTTCCAGTCAG aaaacacattttgtagTGGGGACCACGTATCGTGGCACAGTCCGCTCGACAACAGTGAATCTCGTATCCAGCATATGTTGCTGACAGAGGACCCACAGATGCAACCAGTTAATACTCCCTTTGGCACAGTGAGCTTTCTCCAG ATTGTGGGTGTATGTACAGAGGAGCTACAGGCGGCCCAACAGTGGAATGGCCAAGGCATCCTGGAGCTGATGCGTGGAGTGAGAGT AGCTGGTGGCCCCTGGCTGATCACAGACATGAGGAGAGGGGAGACCATTTTTGACATTGATCCACACCTACAA CAGGAGAGAGTGGACCAAGGCATCGAGACAGAGGGCTCTAACCTGAGTGGGGTCAGCGCCAAGTGTGTGTGGGACGATCTGAGTCGACCGccagaggacgaggaggacagCCGATCCATCTGCATAGGATCACAGCCACGGAGGCTCTCAGACAAAG aCACAGAGCAGATCAGGGAGACCCTGAGAAAAGGACTGGAGTTTAACACTAAGGCAGCGCTGCCACCTATCAACAACCAGAGACAGAGCCATGAGAGACCTCA GAGTCGGAAGGACAGTTTGGAGAGTGAGAGCTCAGCGGCCATCGTTCCACACGAGTTGGTACGAACGCGACAGTTGGAGAGTGTCCATCTAAAATTCAACCAAGAGTCAGGCACGCTGCTGCCCCTCTGCCTGCG GGGCCGGTTGCTCCATGGGAGACACTTCACCTACAAAAGTATCAACGGAGATACGGCCATTACATTTGTGTCTACAGGAGTTGAAGGAGCTTTTGCTACTGAAGAGCATCCGTATGCGGCCCATGGCCCCTGGCTTCAG ATATTGTTGACTGAAGAGTTTGTGGAGCAGATGCTTGGGGATTTACAGGAACTAAACACTCGTGAGGAG ACAAAGTTACCAAAGGAGTACAGCTGGCCTGAAAAGAagctgaagatctctgtactaCCAGATTCTGTGTTTGATAATCCGCTGCAATGA
- the LOC115597182 gene encoding E3 ubiquitin-protein ligase TRIM8-like isoform X1 has protein sequence MENKYLDPSEDMEASWKNCFEEELLCPICLNVFEEPIQLPCKHNFCKGCISEAWAKDSAAVRCPECNHDYDQKPTLEKNFKLANIVKRFNALNTEKVPAVLHCVLCRRGPPLPVRKVCLRCKEPCCQTHIQTHLQQPCAAPGHLLVDAEELSAWTCPSHEEYRLLHCEEEQVALCPFCCISHCTNQRHTVCDVDTQRIQMQAMLMRQQDRLEGRVQNIDEQLTKLESNKTLMKDAVSELKERVRAQYQRMHALLEANQAETVQMLENTFTVYVRKNSQQVLQLNERRQQAEKLLSSVQTFFQRSESINFMKNTKPYQLLMDRSNSHLTSAIPPLRVGQLHSHHLLSELSTREKNLRKMLEEPFNEAPILEIVQSHSNSAGSHMGTSSGLQKRKYSMAFLDSNTANSASQDPPPLLYKKPFLADQSHRASSMYSSEGLSQNPHAGPGHSRLLDPSAHHMVGLGSSSSHHSGTIFSPSHFPSGGASQQAMFEGRKVLMCTLNNCCCSGAPAARARPPYPASDSFPSMTSQEFPPHAPLPASQPLQHFPLRGLMEASQTARHPDFYGLYSQPSTKHYGTK, from the exons ATGGAAAATAAATA TTTGGATCCGTCTGAAGACATGGAAGCAAGTTGGAAGAACTGCTTCGAAGAGGAGCTCCTGTGTCCCATCTGCCTGAATGTCTTCGAGGAACCCATCCAGCTGCCATGCAAGCACAACTTCTGCAAGGGTTGCATCTCTGAGGCTTGGGCAAAAGACAGCGCTGCGGTCCGCTGTCCCGAGTGCAACCATGACTACGACCAGAAACCCACACTGGAGAAGAACTTCAAGCTTGCCAACATAGTGAAGCGCTTCAATGCCTTGAACACTGAGAAAGTCCCCGCTGTGCTGCACTGTGTCCTCTGCAGACGAGGCCCCCCGCTGCCTGTGCGGAAGGTCTGCCTGCGCTGTAAGGAGCCCTGCTGCCAAACTCACATCCAGACGCACCTACAGCAGCCGTGTGCAGCCCCGGGACACCTGTTAGTCGACGCCGAGGAGCTGAGCGCTTGGACCTGTCCCAGTCACGAGGAGTACAGGCTGCTCCACtgtgaggaggagcaggtggctCTGTGTCCGTTCTGCTGCATCTCCCACTGCACTAACCAAAGACACACAGTCTGCGATGTGGATACCCAACGCATACAAATGCAG GCCATGCTAATGAGGCAGCAAGACAGACTTGAAGGTCGTGTTCAGAACATCGATGAGCAGCTCACCAAGCTGGAGTCAAACAAGACGCTGATGAAG GACGCAGTGTCTGAACTGAAGGAGCGTGTGAGAGCCCAGTACCAGAGGATGCACGCGCTGCTCGAAGCGAACCAGGCCGAAACCGTGCAGATGCTGGAgaacactttcaccgtgtacgTGAGGAAAAACTCCCAGCAGGTTCTGCAGCTCAACGAGAGGCGGCAGCAAGCGGAGAAACTCCTGAGCTCAGTGCAAACGTTCTTCCAAAGATCAGAGAGCATTAACTTCATGAAG AACACAAAACCTTATCAGCTGCTAATGGACAG GTCAAACTCACACCTGACTAGTGCCATCCCTCCACTCAGAGTGGGCCAACTACACTCTCATCACTTGCTATCCGAACTCTCAACGCGAGAAAAGAACCTGCGGAAAATGCTGGAAG AGCCGTTCAATGAGGCACCCATTCTTGAGATTGTGCAGTCTCACAGCAACTCTGCTGGCTCCCACATGGGCACTAGTTCAGGACTACAGAAGAGGAAATACAGCATGGCTTTCTTGGATAGTAACACAGCAAACTCCGCCTCCCAGGATCCTCCACCGTTGCTCTACAAAAAGCCCTTTCTAGCTGACCAGAGCCATCGTGCTTCATCCATGTATTCCTCCGAAGGTCTCTCCCAGAATCCTCACGCTGGCCCCGGCCACAGCCGACTCCTTGACCCTTCAGCCCATCACATGGTGGGTCTAGGGTCCAGCTCCAGCCACCACTCAGGGACCATATTCTCCCCCTCCCACTTCCCTAGTGGAGGTGCCTCGCAACAAGCCATGTTTGAAGGGAGGAAAGTACTGATGTGCACTCTGaataactgctgctgctccggGGCCCCCGCTGCTCGTGCCCGGCCTCCGTACCCAGCGTCGGACTCCTTCCCCTCAATGACCTCTCAGGAGTTTCCCCCACACGCCCCGCTGCCTGCGAGCCAGCCACTGCAGCATTTTCCCTTGAGGGGGCTGATGGAAGCCTCACAGACAGCCAGGCACCCTGACTTCTACGGGCTGTACAGCCAGCCTTCAACCAAGCATTATGGGACCAAGTAA